Genomic window (Balneolaceae bacterium):
GAATACGGCTGCCAGGTTATCGCCCACGGCTGCACCGGCAAGGGCAACGACCAGGTGCGCTTCGAGAGCTATATCACCACCTTGGATCCCTCCCTGAAAACCATCGCCCCGGTTCGGGAGTGGTCCATGGGACGAGACGAGGAGATCGAATATGCCCTGGCCAACGACATCCCGGTCGAGCAGACCAAAGAATCTCCCTACTCCTACGACGAAAACATGTGGGCCAACACGGGGGAGGGGGGCGAGATCGAGGATCCGGGCAAGATTCCCCCGCTCGGTAACATCCTCAAGTGGTGCAACACCCCGAAGGAGGCACCCGACAAGGAGGAGATTGTCTCTGTCGGCTTCGAAGAGGGACGTCCCGTAAAGCTCAATGGAGCTCCTGTGAAGCCGGCTGGGCTGATCACCGCTCTCAATGACCTGGGCGCGCGGCACGGGGTGGGTTATTTCCACCTGATCGAGGACCGCGTGGTGGGACTGAAGGTGCGGGGCATCTACGAGAATCCGGCCGCGCACATCCTCATCCAGGCGCATAAAAACCTGGAGCAGCTGGTCTCCACCCGCGAGGAAAATGAGCTCAAGACGCTCATGGACACCAATTGGGCCTACCTCTGCTACGGGGCCAAGTACTTTGAGCCGGTCATGGATAACATCCGCGCCTTCATCGACAACCAGAACCGAAAGGTGACCGGCACGGTGAAGCTGCGCCTCTACAAAGGCAACTGCGAGGTGGTGGCCCTGGAGTCGCCCTATTCGCTCTTCGACGAGAACCTGGCTACCTTCAACAAGTCGGCGGCCTTCAACCAGAATGCCTCCGCAGGCTTCATCGAGCTTTGGAACCTGCCACAGAAAACCGCCTACAACCTCAAAAAGGGAGTCAAACAGCATGTCTAAACTCTGGGAAAGCGAACACGGAAAGACGCAGAACGACAAGACAGGGAACCGAGCGGGACTTCGCCGCAAGGTGGAGGCCTTCACCGTGGGGGAGGACTATCTGCTGGACCGCAGGCTGCTTCCCTACGACCTGCGGGCCTCCAAAGTGCACGCGGAGGCGCTGGTGCACGCCGGCGTACTCGATGAGGAGGAGTGCGTCCGCCTGCAGGAGGCGCTCGACGAAATTCACGGCCTGTGGAAGGCGGGGGATTTCGAGATTCTTCCAGAGCAGGAGGATTGCCACACCGCCATCGAAGAGTTCCTGACCGACAAGCTGGGGGAGCTGGGACGAAAGATTCACGCCGGGCGCTCCCGCAACGACCAGGTGCTGGTGGCCATGCGCCTGCTGGAGAAGGACGGGCTCAAGCAGGTGGTCGGTGGCGTAAAGCTGCTGGCCGAGACGCTATTGGACCAGGCCAGGCGATACGACGGAGTGCCTATGCCGGGCTACACTCACACCCGCAAGGCCATGCTCTCGTCCGTTCCGCTTTGGCTTGCCTCCCTGGCCGAGATGCTGATCATGGACCTGGAGGCGGTGCGCGGAGCATGGCGGCAGGCCGACCGCTGCCCCCTGGGTACGGCCGCCGGCTACGGCACGGCCTTCGACCTGCCCAGGGAGGAGACGGCCCGCAAGCTGGGCTTCTCGCGTCCCCTGGTGGCCTCCCTCGCCGCCCAGAACACCCGGGGGAGGGTGGACCTGCAGGTGGTGCAGGCGCTGGAGGCGGTGGGCTCCACGCTGGCCCTTTTCGCGGACGACCTGCTTGATTTTACGGCCTCTGAACGGGGATTCTTTGAGCTGGACGACGTCTTCTGCACCGGCTCCTCCATCATGCCGCAAAAGCGTAACATCGACACTGCCGAGTTGATGCGCGCCCGTCATGCTGAGCTCGCGGGATCGGCGCAGGCCATCCGCATGAATATCAACGGCCTGGGATCCGGCTACCACCGCGACCTTCAGCTGGCCAAGGGTCATGTCATACGGTCGCTGGATACCATCCTGGAGATGCTGGAGATGGCCACCCTTTTGGCCGAAAGCCTGCGGCCGGTAGAGG
Coding sequences:
- a CDS encoding argininosuccinate synthase; the encoded protein is MQQQHYHKTASHEAEKGTFDTCLLLYSGGLDTSVMLKWIQQEYECEVIALAIDLGQRADNLEWIREKALSLGAKEAVVYDAKEEFAELCLESVRANADYQGGYALGCPLGRVMISRVAVRLAAEYGCQVIAHGCTGKGNDQVRFESYITTLDPSLKTIAPVREWSMGRDEEIEYALANDIPVEQTKESPYSYDENMWANTGEGGEIEDPGKIPPLGNILKWCNTPKEAPDKEEIVSVGFEEGRPVKLNGAPVKPAGLITALNDLGARHGVGYFHLIEDRVVGLKVRGIYENPAAHILIQAHKNLEQLVSTREENELKTLMDTNWAYLCYGAKYFEPVMDNIRAFIDNQNRKVTGTVKLRLYKGNCEVVALESPYSLFDENLATFNKSAAFNQNASAGFIELWNLPQKTAYNLKKGVKQHV
- the argH gene encoding argininosuccinate lyase, whose product is MSKLWESEHGKTQNDKTGNRAGLRRKVEAFTVGEDYLLDRRLLPYDLRASKVHAEALVHAGVLDEEECVRLQEALDEIHGLWKAGDFEILPEQEDCHTAIEEFLTDKLGELGRKIHAGRSRNDQVLVAMRLLEKDGLKQVVGGVKLLAETLLDQARRYDGVPMPGYTHTRKAMLSSVPLWLASLAEMLIMDLEAVRGAWRQADRCPLGTAAGYGTAFDLPREETARKLGFSRPLVASLAAQNTRGRVDLQVVQALEAVGSTLALFADDLLDFTASERGFFELDDVFCTGSSIMPQKRNIDTAELMRARHAELAGSAQAIRMNINGLGSGYHRDLQLAKGHVIRSLDTILEMLEMATLLAESLRPVEENLRAACTPELFAADRANELVREGLSFRDAYHRVKEELDNLEADDPEANLRSKTHLGAPGNPGVEELREEVRAFRLELDRD